A stretch of the Solanum dulcamara chromosome 6, daSolDulc1.2, whole genome shotgun sequence genome encodes the following:
- the LOC129892808 gene encoding uncharacterized protein LOC129892808 — protein sequence MVRTRGTTDRGNAPRPGMPRGRPHETCRGAAPAPNPEIEPELVEENQDAPIYIQPEGPPPPAQPPAALVMTPALQAAIVQLLMAIGVVPQAPTLVAGIPALQDPPVQLAPEVQLPPPVVAPLSAVPEGMISLQDQNMLGVFQRLSPPIFSVATSEVASEFLTTCQE from the coding sequence ATGGTTCGTACGCGCGGTACCACCGATCGTGGTAATGCACCAAGGCCTGGCATGCCTAGAGGTCGTCCTCATGAGACATGTAGGGGAGCAGCACCAGCTCCGAACCCGGAGATAGAGCCGGAGCTGGTAGAGGAGAATCAGGACGCTCCTATTTATATTCAgccagagggaccaccaccaccagcacagCCTCCAGCTGCACTagttatgaccccagcactACAGGCAGCGATTGTGCAGCTCCTCATGGCTATTGGGGTTGTACCACAGGCCCCGACTCTAGTAGCGGGCATACCAGCACTACAGGATCCGCCTGTTCAGCTAGCACCTGAGGTTCAATTGcctccaccagttgttgcacCCTTGTCAGCAGTTCCAGAGGGTATGATTTCATTACAAGATCAGAATatgttaggggtatttcagAGGCTGTCGCCTCCGATATTTTCTGTAGCCACTAGCGAGGTTGCTAGCGAGTTTTTGACTACCTGTCAAGAGTAG